A genomic segment from Nicotiana tabacum cultivar K326 chromosome 7, ASM71507v2, whole genome shotgun sequence encodes:
- the LOC107768376 gene encoding pectinesterase-like precursor: MANKKVVIGGIASILVVACVVAACVTLTKNDETSSSGQVTTSTKSVKAMCQPTPYKQTCEKTLSSAKNASEPKDFIKVAFEATVTDIRNAIMNTDLIMQAASDPKTKDALHACEELFDLAIEDLRTSVSKLESFDLTKIKDIVDDLKTWLSAVVAYEETCLDAFEKTDGDTGEKMVKLLNTTRELSINGLAMVNSFGEMITQTTGLSRKLLTTDESSFVEASNRKLLQISNAKPNAVVAQDGSGQYKTITDALKAVPKKNTEPFVILIKAGIYKEYVEVEKGMTNVVFIGEGSTKTKITGNKSVKGPGIGSTWHTCTVGVSGEGFVARDIGFENTAGPAQEQAVALRVNADKAVIYNCKIDGYQDTLYAHSGRQFYRDCIISGTIDFVFGDAAAVFQNCKLIVRRPGDGQNCMVTAQGRTTSASKGAFVIQNCEIKAEPEFLAAKPQMKAFLGRPWKEYSRTIIMQSFIDGFIDPSGWAPWNITDFGIHTCWYAEYQNRGAGASLDKRVSHWRGYQRGISGDVANSFTAGVFINPTDNSFLPKADIPYEAGMMKV; the protein is encoded by the exons atggctAATAAGAAAGTGGTCATTGGTGGAATAGCCTCAATTCTTGTGGTGGCTTGTGTTGTAGCAGCATGTGTTACACTcacaaaaaatgatgaaacttcATCTTCTGGCCAAGTCACAACTTCTACAAAATCAGTAAAAGCTATGTGCCAACCTACACCTTACAAACAAACTTGTGAAAAAACTCTTTCCTCAGCCAAAAATGCTTCTGAGCCAAAGGATTTTATTAAAGTGGCATTTGAAGCTACTGTCACTGACATTAGAAATGCAATCATGAACACTGATTTGATCATGCAAGCAGCTAGTGATCCTAAAACCAAAGACGCGCTTCACGCTTGTGAAGAGCTCTttgatcttgccattgaagatcTAAGGACTTCTGTATCGAAATTGGAAAGCTTtgatctaaccaaaattaaggaCATCGTCGATGACCTTAAGACATGGCTTAGCGCTGTGGTTGCTTACGAGGAAACTTGCTTGGACGCTTTTGAAAAAACAGATGGTGATACAGGTGAGAAAATGGTGAAGTTATTGAACACAACTCGGGAGCTAAGTATCAATGGTCTAGCCATGGTCAATAGCTTCGGTGAAATGATCACACAAACTACAGGCCTTAGCCGAAAATTGTTAACTACTGATGAATCTTCGTTTGTTGAGGCTAGTAACCGTAAGCTTCTGCAAATTTCTAACGCCAAGCCTAATGCCGTGGTTGCTCAGGATGGTAGTGGACAATATAAGACCATTACTGATGCACTTAAAGCTGTGCCAAAGAAGAATACAGAGCCATTTGTTATCCTAATCAAGGCTGGTATATACAAAGAATACGTTGAAGTTGAAAAAGGCATGACAAACGTTGTGTTTATTGGTGAAGGCTCAACCAAGACCAAAATTACTGGTAATAAGTCCGTCAAGGGACCTGGCATTGGTTCAACTTGGCATACTTGCACTGTTG GTGTTAGTGGAGAAGGTTTCGTGGCTAGGGATATAGGATTCGAGAACACAGCAGGACCAGCACAAGAACAAGCAGTTGCACTACGAGTGAATGCTGACAAGGCAGTTATCTACAACTGCAAAATCGATGGTTATCAAGACACACTATACGCACACTCTGGTAGACAGTTTTATCGCGATTGTATCATTTCAGGAACCATAGATTTCGTGTTTGGTGATGCAGCTGCCGTATTCCAAAACTGCAAATTAATAGTAAGGAGGCCAGGTGATGGGCAGAATTGCATGGTAACTGCTCAGGGAAGGACCACATCTGCTTCGAAAGGTGCATTCGTTATACAAAATTGTGAGATCAAAGCAGAACCAGAGTTCCTAGCAGCAAAACCACAAATGAAGGCGTTTCTTGGACGTCCATGGAAGGAATATTCACGAACAATAATCATGCAATCGTTTATCGACGGATTCATTGATCCATCAGGGTGGGCTCCATGGAATATAACTGATTTTGGAATACATACTTGTTGGTACGCTGAGTATCAGAATAGAGGTGCAGGAGCTAGCCTTGACAAAAGGGTTAGTCATTGGAGAGGTTACCAGAGGGGAATTTCAGGAGATGTTGCAAATTCATTTACTGCTGGTGTATTTATTAATCCCACAGATAATAGCTTCCTTCCTAAGGCTGATATTCCCTATGAGGCTGGCATGATGAAGGTGTAA